ACGCCGCTGAGCGGTGCGAGCGAACCCTGAAGGCGGTGCAAGGCCGTTTAGCGGTCTTTATTGCGCCGCCCGACACGCTGCCGGAAGCCAAAGCGGCGCTGAAGGTCCTTCAGCAACGCCAAACACAGTGGCAAGACGCGTCGACCGCCCTGGAACACGCGCAGGAAACACTGGATCTCTCGCGCCAGCGATTGGCGGAAATCCAAAAGGAATATGCGGCCCTGTTCACTGATCGCGCCCTGGAGGCCGGTGACGAACAGGGGCTGCTGCATTGTGTCCAACAGCGGGAGTCCTATCTGGAGCTTTCTCAGAAACTTCACGCCATCCAGACCGCTCTGGAGAGCGACGTCGCCATGCTTCCGGACACGGTCTGGACCTTCGATGACGACTCCCTGCAACGCTTCCAGGAGCAGGCCTTGGCCGCTGAGCGGCAACGTACCGAAACGGCCAATGCGATCGCCGTCCTGGAGGACCGTATTGCCCGAGCCCGGACCAGCCGAGACATGGAAGAGGCCCAACAGCGGGTCTTGACTGCCAAAGACCAACTCCTTCAAGAACGGGACGAAGCGGCTGCGACCACCGCAGGGTACCTGCTCTGCGAGCACCTCCAGCGCCACTGCCGAGACGAACAGGTGCCCGGGGTCATGGGCCAGGCGAACACCCTGTTTGTCCAAATGACCAATGGAGCCTTCCAATTGGCGTTCGACCCTCAGACGCCCGCCTTTCGGGCCCGCCAGAGCGCCAGCGGTCAAGAACTGGAACTCGACCAGCTTTCGGCAGCGACCCGAATCCAACTCCTGCTGGCGGTCCGCCTCGGCTTTGTCCAGACCCAGGAAAACCACGCCCGATTGCCCTTGGTATTGGATGAAACCCTGGCCAATACCGACGCCCTGCGGGCCGAATCGGTCATCCGCTCCCTTCTGGAGATCGGGGGCAGCGACCGGCAAATATTGTATTTCACCGCCCAGGACGAAGAAATCCAGAAATGGCAGACACTGGCCGAAAAGGCCGGAATCAGCTGGGCCCATATCGATCTCGACACCGCCGGCCAGGAGGCGGAAAAGCGCTGCAAACCGCGACTATCTGCGGCACCTTCCCGCCGCCGCCACGTTCCGCCCGCCGGCGATCTGGACCATGCCGCATACGGAGAGCGCCTGGATGTCGCCGGTATCGATCCCCGCCGGGATAGTGCGGAATCCCTGCACATCTGGTATGTGCTGGACGATCCACCACTCGTGCAGCGGATACTTGAGATGGGCGTCACGCGGTGGGGCAGTCTGCAACAGTTGCTCGAGACAAGGGCCTTACGGCTCGTGTCGCCGGACGCTCCGGAAATCCGCCGGGCACGGGCTCTGGCACGGGCCTACGAAGCCGCCTTGCGGGGGTGGCGTATCGGCCGGGGACGGCCGGTGGGACAAGAGACCCTCGAAGCGGCCGGGGTCAAGAATACCTTTCTCGGCGAGGTCAGTGCCATCCTGGACGAAGTCGACGGGAATGCCGCTGCGCTCCTGGCTGCCCTGGAACAGGGCCGGGTCAAACGATTTCGCAAGGAAACCCGTCTGGCCATGCGCGACTACTTCGAGGCCCACGGCTTCCTGGACCAGCGTCTCCCCTTGGATGCCGCGGACCTCCGGGAGCAGGTCATGATTGCAACGGCCGAGGATCTGGAACAGGGGTGTCTGACAGTTGCGGATATTGAGACGGTCTTGAAGCGAACCGGGGGACAAGGCTTCGCCGGGGAAGACTGAAGTCCGGAGCAGGAAAAAACCAGACAACCGGACGAGCCGACGACGCCTTGACCCCTTTGCCTGTCCTGTGCTTTTTGGACCCGGGACGCGTTGTTGCTGTTTTCTGCCAAACCAGAGGAGTCGCTATGCATCTCTATCTCGTTCAGCACGGCCGTCAGCTTTCCAAAGAGATCGATTCCAGCCAGCCCTTGTCCGAGGAGGGGCTCGGCGAAGTGGAAACCATCGCCCAACTGGCCGCGGACAAAGGGGTCTGTGTCCAGCGCATCGAGCACAGTTCGAAAACCAGGGCGCGCGAGACCGCGAGCCGGTTGAACCAATGGCTGCACCCTCCCGAGGGCATGGCCCAGCGCGGAGATATCGGGCCCCTGGACGATGTAGCCCCACTGGCCCAGGAAGTGCGCTCCCGGCCCAACCTCATGCTCGTCGGCCATTTGCCGTTTCTCGACCGGCTGACGACCTATCTCATCCTTGGCAAGACCGCGCCGACCCTGTTCCGGTTCCAAAACGCGGGCATTGTCTGCCTGGACCTGGACGAGGAAAATGGCCAGTGGGGGATTGTCTGGACCCTTATGCCGCACGTGCGTTGAGCCTGGGCTTTCAGCCCAGTGACGGACAGTGCGCGCGCAACGATTTCCTTCGCGACGCAAAGCACCATCCAGGACATGTCTCCAATTCGAGAACCGGGACCACGCACCATGTCGCCGATGCTGGATTGGGGATGCCAGTTCGCACGCCAGCTTGTCTCAGAACGTTTTCAGGATTCGGACCATGAAAAGGAGGCTTCCCGGGAGGGCAGGTACGGGCTGAACTGCTTTTTCGCATGTTCGGGAGAACAGCCGGCGGCTTTGCTCAAGATTTGCCACGACAAATCAGAAACCGGCGCCCGTGGCGGAGAGAAGGGCCGGAATTCCGCGGCAGTCCCTGGACTGAGTTCGCAGGAAACACAGGTCCTTTTGACCCGTTTGAAGGCGCATTGGGCGCATAACTTGGCTTGAGGCGGGGGGGAAAGGCGGGTTTCGTAATCCTCGACAGGCCAATTGGAACAATTCGTACACCAGTGCCAGACATCCGAATGCGCTTTGCGCCGGTATTCGATCATACTTCCCCCTTGCGTTGAACAACCAAGTGGTCAAGTGTGCCCTGCAACGCCAGCGGCCCTGCACGGGCAGGTCTATAAAAAATAATAAAATTAAATTATTATAATTTGCTAAGCCTTGTAGGCAAAAACTGCAAGAGGGTCAAGACGGGGTGTAAAAAAAATCTCGTTCATAGCCATATGTTGTCCCAATTCCCCGCCTTGTCTGCCAAAAAAAATTCGACTACCACCAACACCCGTGTTTCTCATCCTCTATGTCCACCTCGGGAGGCATAATGTCCTACAATCCTTTGAGCCGGTTTCTCCAGGGCAGTCTGGGATTACCGGTCACTTTCTGGGGATGTTGGGTTTTGGCCAACGCCCTGTTTTCATTTCTCAATAGCCAGATTTCCTCCTTCAGGATCCTGATTGGATTCAATACCGCGATCACCGTCTATGCCGTGCTGGCGCTGATAGCTGTCTGGAACGCCGCGAAGCGGTATCAGGGACGGCCGCTCTGGGCCAAACTGGCCCGCATCTTCGTTGTTCTCGGCGGGCTGGGCGTGGCGGCCAAACTCGCCCTGTTGGCGGATATGCTGCTCCATCCCCCTGGCGCGTAACCTGAACCATTTGCCTGGGCCTTTTGGGCCGCTCACCCGTGGCAGGGGAAAATACTTGCCATTGTGACGCAAGCCGAGTAAATTGTAATGTTCTTCTGTACCGTTTACCCCCGCGTCCCCCCGCAGCGCCAGGGCGTCCAACGCCGTACCGCGCCGACATTCACTTTTTCCTTTGGAGATCCAGCCCATGCCTCAGACTGTTCGCAACGACCGGTTGCGCAATATTGCTATTATCGCTCACGTCGACCACGGCAAAACCACCCTCGTCGATGCCATGTTCCGCCAAAGCGGCCTGTTTCGCGACGATCAGGAAACCGACGATCGTCTTATGGACAGTATGGATCTGGAACGCGAACGGGGCATCACCATCGCGGCCAAGAACTGTTCGGTCATGTGGAATGGCGTGCGGATCAACATCATTGACACCCCCGGCCACGCCGATTTCGGCGGGGAAGTGGAACGGGCCCTGTCCATGGCTGACGGCGCCATCCTCCTGGTCGACGCCTCGGAAGGTCCCTTGCCGCAAACCCGGTTCGTGCTCAGCAAAGCGCTGGACGCCAATCTGCCGATCATCGTGGTCATGAACAAAATCGACCGCCACGACGCCCGGCCCGATGAAGTGCTGGACGAGATCTACGACCTGCTTATCGACCTGGGCGCCTCTGAGGAGCAATTGGAATTCCAGTTGCTCTACGCCATCGGCCGCGACGGCGTGGCCTCGCCCAGCCTGGAAGAGCCAGGGACAGATCTGCATTGTCTTTTCGACGCTATTGTGGATCAGATCCCCGGCCCGGCTTATGACCCCGAAGCACCGCTGCAGATGTTGGTCTCGGATCTGGGGTACTCTGATTTTGTCGGTCGACTGGCGGTGGGGAAAATCGCCAACGGCACCGTGCGGATCAAGGACAACCTGGTCTGTGTCGGCGAGGGCGGCGTAGAGACCCCCCTCCGGATTTCCAAACTCCAGGTCTACGAAGGCATGCAATTGCGCGATGTGGAGGCGGTGGAGGCTGGGGACATCGCGGTTATTGCCGGCCTGGACA
The sequence above is drawn from the Desulfohalobium retbaense DSM 5692 genome and encodes:
- a CDS encoding ATP-binding protein, coding for MSSRLRLTRLSIQDFPGLTGPLDLSPHLGAELTLVSGSNASGKTVTARAIAAALWPKSALASQATLLAHWANSEQEWRVRLRGGRLQTQCNGRDCAPPYFAPETVMDRYFLDLRDLLTADDAELARIVQRECSGGFDIQSAKAALGYKFVRPRRNHSSEALQRAQREVQTLRTTLADLKREEDRLPELRAQLDQQDEQARSAWQWQRGLAARQRQRERDRLARELAAYPDAVAKCTGNEAAELDRLRTALQQEKERCAAANDKKRRALQTMAGTGLGSEGVAQGLLETAKAEVETLEEAEQALQAAQTSLARARAERDAVARHLGTVADDPGPAPDVAAVHELTRLVSEGQELEGRISGLRAIQSWMESHDDDAWAPTSEQLDDAVKALWQWLEAAPAANGGTVLWLASAGFMVGAGALAATIVLPVPDGRGVVASVLAALGLGIGGWCVRQRQIAARNRARAKAVLDRNTASAPAAWTLAEVFEHLRRLGEQRERAVARRRRLERWRDLQHRLQECEAQWAAFQDRVRTWTCHHGLQPSESVSFLRHLAWELRAWSDADLAVGQAQGEVDDAAERCERTLKAVQGRLAVFIAPPDTLPEAKAALKVLQQRQTQWQDASTALEHAQETLDLSRQRLAEIQKEYAALFTDRALEAGDEQGLLHCVQQRESYLELSQKLHAIQTALESDVAMLPDTVWTFDDDSLQRFQEQALAAERQRTETANAIAVLEDRIARARTSRDMEEAQQRVLTAKDQLLQERDEAAATTAGYLLCEHLQRHCRDEQVPGVMGQANTLFVQMTNGAFQLAFDPQTPAFRARQSASGQELELDQLSAATRIQLLLAVRLGFVQTQENHARLPLVLDETLANTDALRAESVIRSLLEIGGSDRQILYFTAQDEEIQKWQTLAEKAGISWAHIDLDTAGQEAEKRCKPRLSAAPSRRRHVPPAGDLDHAAYGERLDVAGIDPRRDSAESLHIWYVLDDPPLVQRILEMGVTRWGSLQQLLETRALRLVSPDAPEIRRARALARAYEAALRGWRIGRGRPVGQETLEAAGVKNTFLGEVSAILDEVDGNAAALLAALEQGRVKRFRKETRLAMRDYFEAHGFLDQRLPLDAADLREQVMIATAEDLEQGCLTVADIETVLKRTGGQGFAGED
- the sixA gene encoding phosphohistidine phosphatase SixA, which translates into the protein MHLYLVQHGRQLSKEIDSSQPLSEEGLGEVETIAQLAADKGVCVQRIEHSSKTRARETASRLNQWLHPPEGMAQRGDIGPLDDVAPLAQEVRSRPNLMLVGHLPFLDRLTTYLILGKTAPTLFRFQNAGIVCLDLDEENGQWGIVWTLMPHVR